A region from the Aegilops tauschii subsp. strangulata cultivar AL8/78 chromosome 5, Aet v6.0, whole genome shotgun sequence genome encodes:
- the LOC109753191 gene encoding 3-hydroxyindolin-2-one monooxygenase yields MALEAAYHYLQRAVGHGTSTEALLLTVLLLLIIRLAWVRAFATTTASTKCKQQLPPTPPGKLPIIGHLHLIGSHPHVSFRDLAAKHGRDGLMLVHVGAVPTVVVSTPQAAEAVLRTHDHVFASRPRNPVADIIRYNSTDIAFAPYGDYWRRARKVVNTHLLSVKMVYSKRHDREEEVRLVVAKICELAMAAPGKALDMTELLGGYASDFVCRAVLGESHRKHGRNELFRELTEISASLLGGFNLEDYFPRLANLDVFLRVVCSKAMGVSKRWDNLFNELIAEYEHGKEDNAEDFVHLLLSLKKEYGLSTDNVKAILVNMFEAAIETSFLVLEYSMAELINNRHVMAKVQKEVRESTPKGEKLDLIMEEDLSRMPYLKATIKEAMRIHPPAPFLLPHFSTNDCEVNGYTIPAGTRVIVNAWALARDPSHWERAEEFYPERFLQEGRDAEVDMYGKDIRFVPFGAGRRICAGATFAIATVEVMLANLIYHFDWELPSEMEAIGAKVDMTDQFGMTLRRTERLHLVPKIYK; encoded by the exons ATGGCTCTTGAAGCAGCGTACCACTACCTGCAGCGCGCCGTCGGCCATGGCACATCCACAGAAGCACTACTACTCACCGTTCTCCTGCTACTCATCATCCGACTAGCTTGGGTAAGAGCCTTCGCCACCACCACCGCATCAACAAAATGCAAGCAGCAGCTCCCGCCTACACCTCCAGGCAAGCTGCCCATCATCGGCCACCTCCACCTCATCGGCTCCCACCCCCACGTATCCTTCCGCGACCTCGCCGCAAAGCATGGCCGCGACGGCCTCATGCTCGTCCATGTCGGTGCGGTGCCCACCGTGGTGGTGTCCACGCCTCAGGCCGCCGAGGCCGTCCTGCGCACGCACGACCACGTGTTCGCGTCCAGGCCACGTAACCCCGTCGCCGACATCATCCGCTACAACTCCACTGACATCGCATTCGCGCCCTACGGCGACTACTGGCGTAGGGCTAGGAAGGTCGTCAACACGCATCTGCTCAGCGTCAAGATGGTCTACTCCAAGCGCCATGACCGCGAAGAGGAG GTGCGGCTCGTGGTCGCCAAGATCTGTGAGTTGGCCATGGCCGCTCCAGGCAAGGCGTTGGACATGACGGAGCTCCTGGGCGGGTATGCCAGCGACTTTGTGTGCCGTGCGGTCCTCGGAGAGTCCCACAGGAAGCATGGCCGGAACGAGCTTTTCCGCGAGCTCACCGAGATCAGCGCCTCCCTGCTGGGGGGATTCAACCTGGAGGACTACTTCCCTAGGTTGGCAAACCTGGACGTGTTCCTCAGGGTGGTTTGCTCCAAGGCAATGGGAGTCAGCAAGAGGTGGGACAACCTGTTTAACGAGCTCATCGCCGAGTACGAACACGGCAAGGAAGATAATGCGGAAGACTTTGTACATCTTTTGCTTTCTCTAAAGAAAGAGTACGGTCTGTCCACAGATAACGTCAAGGCCATCTTGGTG AACATGTTTGAGGCAGCTATAGAAACATCATTCCTGGTGCTGGAATACTCCATGGCCGAGCTCATCAACAACAGGCACGTCATGGCCAAAGTGCAGAAGGAGGTAAGGGAGTCCACACCCAAGGGCGAAAAGCTGGACCTGATAATGGAGGAGGACCTCAGCCGCATGCCGTACCTCAAGGCGACCATCAAGGAGGCAATGCGCATACACCCGCCGGCACCCTTCCTGCTCCCGCACTTCTCCACCAACGACTGCGAGGTCAACGGATACACCATTCCCGCGGGGACACGCGTCATTGTGAATGCTTGGGCTCTTGCCAGAGACCCGTCGCACTGGGAGAGAGCGGAGGAGTTCTACCCGGAGAGGTTTCTCCAAGAAGGCCGTGATGCAGAGGTCGACATGTATGGTAAAGATATCCGCTTTGTGCCTTTTGGTGCCGGGCGGAGGATCTGCGCGGGAGCTACTTTCGCGATCGCTACTGTTGAGGTAATGCTGGCAAACCTCATATACCATTTCGACTGGGAGCTTCCGAGTGAGATGGAGGCCATTGGCGCAAAGGTTGATATGACGGACCAGTTTGGGATGACGCTTCGCCGAACGGAGAGGCTTCACCTTGTTCCCAAAATTTACAAATAA